One Candidatus Hydrothermales bacterium DNA segment encodes these proteins:
- a CDS encoding cobalamin B12-binding domain-containing protein — translation MKKVRKIRVLIAKPGLDGHDRGAKVVARAFMEAGMEVIYTGLHKTAEEIVEAAIQEDVDVIGLSILSGAHMTYFPKVLKLMKEKGLHDVLLFGGGIIPEEDKKKLKEMGVGELFGPGTPLKDIVKYVEEWIEERDKKREKTE, via the coding sequence ATGAAAAAAGTAAGAAAGATAAGGGTTTTGATAGCAAAACCTGGTTTAGATGGTCATGATAGGGGAGCAAAGGTTGTAGCAAGAGCGTTTATGGAAGCGGGAATGGAAGTGATATATACTGGTCTTCATAAAACAGCAGAGGAGATTGTTGAGGCTGCTATCCAGGAGGATGTAGACGTTATTGGCCTATCGATCCTTTCAGGTGCTCATATGACTTATTTTCCTAAGGTTTTGAAATTAATGAAAGAAAAGGGATTACATGATGTTCTTCTTTTTGGAGGTGGAATAATTCCAGAAGAGGACAAAAAGAAGCTTAAAGAGATGGGGGTTGGAGAGCTATTTGGGCCTGGCACCCCTTTAAAGGATATCGTTAAATATGTTGAAGAGTGGATTGAAGAGAGAGATAAAAAGAGAGAAAAAACAGAGTAA
- a CDS encoding thermonuclease family protein has translation MKREIKREKKQSKFLGFTYLFSFLFLLLLFCSYEVEVREVVDGDTFVTYTGERVRLIGIDTPEEGRFYYDDAKEALKKLILGKKVRLEFDIVKKDMYGRILAYVFYDTIFVNNYMLKNGYSYIYTFPPNLKYFLNFRKSLDYAIKNKKGMWKDFYDEKDIFLGDPVRMEFHTKDCEKVNEIGVFSRVVFKSSKEALLEGYHPHKLCNPVKFIK, from the coding sequence TTGAAGAGAGAGATAAAAAGAGAGAAAAAACAGAGTAAATTTTTAGGATTTACATATCTTTTTAGCTTTCTTTTTCTCCTTCTTTTATTCTGTTCTTATGAAGTTGAGGTTAGGGAGGTAGTAGATGGAGATACGTTTGTTACGTATACTGGAGAAAGAGTAAGGCTTATAGGTATAGATACTCCTGAGGAAGGTAGGTTTTATTATGATGATGCGAAGGAGGCCCTAAAAAAGCTTATACTTGGCAAAAAGGTTAGGTTAGAGTTTGATATAGTAAAAAAGGATATGTATGGTAGAATTTTGGCCTATGTTTTCTACGATACCATTTTTGTTAATAATTACATGTTAAAAAATGGTTACTCATATATATATACGTTTCCTCCGAATCTAAAGTATTTTCTGAATTTTAGAAAGTCTCTTGATTATGCGATAAAAAATAAAAAGGGTATGTGGAAGGATTTTTACGATGAAAAAGATATATTTCTCGGTGATCCTGTAAGGATGGAATTTCATACTAAGGATTGCGAAAAAGTCAACGAGATTGGGGTTTTTAGCAGAGTAGTTTTTAAATCTTCTAAAGAGGCTCTTCTTGAAGGTTATCATCCTCATAAACTATGTAATCCTGTTAAATTCATCAAGTAA
- a CDS encoding Crp/Fnr family transcriptional regulator, with product MKKSTFSHKIELFSKLSKREQSIIEKLGVKKEFKKGEIILREGEKGSFLYIINSGEVKISLFSDKGKEIVITHLKEGDFFGEIGFFSEEYRTARVTAIKDTKVTIFSRDVLLNRLMKHPEILVSIIKEMANRIKKTNEKMSSLLFLDLSGKIARFFIEKAIKEGERIGEYIYIKKDFKIKDLASLIGCSRESVSRILKEFKKTQTIKFSSKGVFIHKDALKFK from the coding sequence ATGAAAAAGTCAACATTTTCACACAAAATAGAACTATTTAGTAAATTGAGTAAAAGAGAGCAAAGTATAATTGAAAAACTGGGAGTAAAAAAAGAATTTAAAAAGGGAGAAATAATACTTCGTGAGGGAGAAAAAGGAAGCTTTCTTTACATAATAAATTCCGGAGAAGTAAAGATTTCGCTCTTTTCTGATAAAGGGAAAGAAATAGTTATCACACACCTAAAAGAAGGAGATTTTTTTGGAGAAATAGGTTTTTTCAGTGAAGAGTACAGAACCGCAAGAGTTACAGCTATCAAAGATACGAAAGTTACAATATTTTCAAGAGATGTTCTTTTAAACAGATTAATGAAACATCCTGAAATTCTGGTTTCAATAATCAAAGAAATGGCAAATAGAATTAAAAAAACTAACGAAAAGATGAGTTCTCTACTTTTTTTAGATTTATCAGGCAAAATTGCAAGATTCTTTATAGAAAAAGCTATAAAAGAAGGAGAAAGAATTGGAGAGTACATATATATAAAAAAAGATTTCAAAATAAAGGATTTGGCCTCTCTTATCGGTTGTTCAAGAGAAAGTGTCTCAAGAATATTAAAAGAGTTTAAAAAAACTCAAACTATAAAATTTTCCTCAAAGGGAGTTTTTATTCATAAAGACGCTCTAAAATTTAAGTAA
- a CDS encoding RidA family protein — MSLPKPIGPYSIYREVGNFVFISGQIGIDPEKGVIPESIEEQTELVLKNIKMILESLNLNFDNVVKSTIFLKDMNDFQKVNEIYSKYFREPYPARSTVEVSALPKNAKVEIEVIAFRG; from the coding sequence ATGAGTTTACCTAAACCTATTGGCCCCTATTCTATTTATAGGGAAGTTGGAAACTTTGTTTTTATTTCTGGACAAATAGGGATCGATCCTGAAAAGGGTGTAATCCCAGAGAGTATAGAGGAACAAACAGAGTTAGTTTTAAAAAATATAAAGATGATATTAGAGAGTTTAAATTTGAACTTTGATAATGTTGTAAAAAGTACGATATTTCTAAAAGATATGAACGATTTTCAGAAAGTAAATGAGATATATTCAAAGTATTTTAGGGAGCCCTATCCGGCAAGGTCTACTGTAGAAGTAAGTGCCTTACCTAAAAATGCTAAAGTTGAAATAGAGGTTATTGCTTTTAGGGGATGA
- the rpmE gene encoding 50S ribosomal protein L31, with protein sequence MKPKIHPEYGPAIIECACGNRVETRSTKKFIKVEICSNCHPFFTGKEKLVDTEGRVEKFRKKYGEKVKSEAKTTTARSRRKKKEEEVKK encoded by the coding sequence ATGAAACCGAAGATACATCCGGAGTACGGGCCGGCAATAATTGAGTGTGCCTGTGGAAATAGGGTTGAGACACGTTCTACAAAAAAATTCATAAAAGTTGAAATATGCTCAAATTGTCATCCCTTTTTCACAGGAAAAGAAAAGCTCGTTGATACTGAAGGAAGAGTCGAAAAGTTTAGAAAAAAGTATGGCGAAAAGGTAAAAAGTGAAGCTAAAACAACAACGGCAAGAAGTAGAAGGAAAAAGAAGGAGGAAGAGGTCAAAAAATGA